From the Helicobacter pylori genome, one window contains:
- the pgl gene encoding 6-phosphogluconolactonase: protein MGYQLFEFESLEDCHKALIERFKEFFNAALKKHHQVSVAFSGGRSPISLLQKLSVLDLKWHECLVSLVDERIIDTSHKDSNTKLLHDYLLQNNALKTSFTPLLPEKISGDTNELLDFANQHFKQPHLAILGMGTDGHTASLFPETSAFLNEEKENIVLTKPANAPYERLSMSINALENCEKLFLSISGAEKREVLEKALKENAPYSLPIARILHSKKVTTEVFYAKN from the coding sequence ATGGGCTATCAATTGTTTGAATTTGAAAGTTTAGAAGATTGCCACAAGGCTTTAATAGAGCGTTTTAAAGAATTTTTTAACGCCGCCTTAAAAAAGCATCATCAAGTTTCTGTCGCTTTTTCTGGGGGCCGTTCGCCCATTAGCTTGTTGCAAAAATTGAGCGTTTTAGATCTCAAATGGCATGAGTGTTTAGTCAGCTTGGTAGATGAACGCATTATAGACACAAGCCACAAGGATAGCAACACCAAATTATTGCATGACTACTTGTTGCAAAATAACGCCTTAAAAACTTCTTTCACTCCGCTTTTGCCTGAAAAGATTTCTGGCGATACAAACGAACTTTTAGATTTTGCTAACCAGCATTTCAAACAGCCCCATTTGGCCATTTTGGGCATGGGGACTGACGGGCATACGGCTAGCCTTTTTCCTGAAACGAGCGCTTTTTTAAACGAAGAAAAAGAAAATATCGTTTTGACTAAGCCCGCTAACGCTCCTTATGAACGCTTGAGCATGTCTATCAACGCCTTAGAAAATTGCGAAAAACTTTTCTTGAGTATTAGCGGAGCAGAAAAAAGGGAGGTTTTAGAAAAAGCTTTAAAAGAAAACGCCCCCTATTCTCTGCCGATTGCTCGGATTTTACATTCTAAAAAAGTTACCACGGAGGTGTTTTATGCCAAAAACTGA